A single genomic interval of Macadamia integrifolia cultivar HAES 741 chromosome 6, SCU_Mint_v3, whole genome shotgun sequence harbors:
- the LOC122082811 gene encoding F-box protein At5g51370-like: protein MPFSQELKPKKPLNKRSSWPELWFKDKALKHVVFKMQLDSLTRARPPESEKKVALDFTSLLSDELLLRILSNLPVSQRKTNSLVCKRWLSLQGRLVHSVKLLDWNFLLSGRLLSRFPNLTDVDLVAACIDSPRNSGILLTHKLLSVHLDADFSPGGFVPEDNLLPPATIDRGLRVLARGCPNLRKLVLIAANEAGLSSVAEECPTLQELELHHCTDLALHGISACKNLQILKLIGTVDGFYSSLVSDIGLTFLANGCKRLVKLELSGCEGSYDGIKAIGQCCQMLEELMLCDHRMDGGWMAALSFCENLKTLKLQSCKRIDPTPGPVEHLGSLPALQRLQLQRCQLRDQQSVKSLFLICDAVREMDFQDCWGLDNEMFSFASHCRRVKSLSLEGCSLLTTDCLESVILSWKELQSLRVVSCNNIKDSEVTPALSSLFSVLKELKWRPDSRSLLSSGLAGSGVGKKKGRLFKKI, encoded by the exons ATGCCATTTTCGCAGGAATTAAAACCTAAGAAGCCATTGAACAAACGTTCGAGCTGGCCAGAACTTTGGTTCAAAGACAAAGCTCTCAAGCATGTGGTTTTCAAGATGCAGTTGGATTCTCTTACAAGAGCAAGACCACCGGAGTCGGAGAAGAAAGTAGCCCTAGATTTCACCTCTCTTCTATCCGATGAGCTTCTTTTACGAATCTTGTCTAACCTTCCGGTCTCCCAACGGAAAACTAATTCTCTCGTTTGCAAGCGATGGTTGTCCCTGCAAGGCCGCCTGGTTCACTCCGTTAAGTTGCTTGACTGGAATTTCCTTTTATCTGGTCGGCTTCTTTCACGTTTCCCCAACCTCACGGATGTTGATCTCGTTGCCGCCTGCATTGACTCGCCAAGGAATTCTGGAATCTTATTGACCCATAAATTATTGTCGGTTCACCTTGATGCTGATTTCTCTCCTGGTGGGTTTGTCCCTGAGGATAATCTGCTGCCACCGGCTACGATTGATCGAGGGCTTCGAGTCCTTGCCCGGGGATGCCCTAATTTGCGGAAACTTGTTCTTATTGCTGCCAACGAGGCTGGTTTGTCGAGCGTTGCCGAAGAATGCCCGACATTGCAGGAATTGGAGCTGCACCATTGTACGGATCTCGCATTGCATGGAATCTCCGCTTGTAAGAATCTTCAGATCCTGAAATTGATTGGGACTGTGGATGGTTTCTATAGTTCTCTGGTTTCGGATATTGGTTTGACGTTCTTGGCAAACGGTTGTAAGCGTCTTGTAAAGCTTGAGCTGAGCGGATGTGAGGGGAGCTACGATGGAATCAAAGCTATTGGCCAATGCTGCCAGATGCTCGAGGAGCTTATGCTGTGCGACCACAGGATGGATGGTGGGTGGATGGCAGCCTTGTCGTTCTGTGAAAATTTGAAGACTTTGAAGCTTCAGTCGTGCAAGAGGATTGATCCGACACCAGGGCCTGTTGAACATTTGGGGTCTTTGCCGGCTCTTCAACGGTTGCAGCTGCAGAGGTGCCAACTGCGAGATCAGCAGAGTGTGAAGTCGTTGTTTTTGATATGTGACGCTGTGAGGGAGATGGATTTTCAGGACTGTTGGGGTTTGGATAATGAGATGTTCAGCTTTGCAAGTCATTGCAG GAGGGTAAAGTCTTTATCTTTGGAAGGATGCTCGTTGCTAACAACAGATTGTCTAGAGTCAGTAATTCTCTCTTGGAAGGAGCTTCAAAGTCTTAGAGTAGTCTCATGTAATAATATAAAGGACAGTGAAGTCACTCCTGCACTGTCAAGCTTGTTTTCAGTTCTGAAGGAGTTGAAATGGAGACCAGATTCCCGATCTCTTCTTTCATCAGGCCTTGCAGGAAGTGGAGTGGGAAAGAAAAAGGGTAGACTTTTCAAGAAAATATGA